The Hippoglossus stenolepis isolate QCI-W04-F060 chromosome 12, HSTE1.2, whole genome shotgun sequence genome segment TCGCCCAGCACGCCGGGCTCGCTGTGCGCGTGGAGGAGTGCTTGTGCTGCGGCAAGGAGCTCGGCCTGGACATCCTGGAGAGGGAGACGGACTTGGCCATCCAGTGCGAGCCAGAGCGCTGCGGCCTGGAGGCTCTGCAGGAGAGGCAGGACCACCTGGAGGTGAGTGGGAGATGCTGGCACATCGTAGTAATTATGGCGTAAACATTGAAAATGATTCACTGGTACTGATACGATCCAATATTCCATTCAACTGACTCTGGATAATGAAAAAGGGGGAAGCTCCCCCTTCTCTTTCTCGCACTCGCTCCCCGACACATTGTTCCacagtctgtttcctgttgtgcCAGATTTTCtcacatcacaaaaaaaaaagggccagCCCACCCCGCTTTGTGctgtgtttaatttgttataTAAACTGCACcatgcaatcacacacacacacaaacacacatcgaGCGTGCAAAAGTTTATTATTCACACAGGATATTTATTTATGCTTGTGTGAGTCACAACtcaacaaaaatgtgtgtgtgtgtgtttgtcggtaAATGtggtggggggtgtgtgtgtccaggggTCACAAGGTTGGAGATGTGAGGTTGGGGATGGTAAAGTTGTGTGTGAGTCATTTTTTGGGCAGTGTTAtgtttatcacacacacacacacacacacacacacacacacacacacacacacacacacacacacacacacacacacacacacacacacacacacacacacacacacacacacacacacacacacacacacacacacacactcacatgcagcTGTCTGGACTTGATACTATTGAAGAGCAGAAATGACCTAATCTCCCTCCACTGAAATAACTGTGCCGTCAGCAGACAGGCATTCACAGCTCAGTGTTCTGGAGACTTACTGTATCTGAGAAATGTTATGAAGTATAACTCCCAGAGAACCCTCTGTGCTATTAATTACCGACTCgtcaaaaacaagaaaaaagtggaaaaagattGCAAGCTTGCTACAGCGTGGCAGCCCACATGTAGACCATATGCTGAATAATATGCATAACGCTATGGGGATGAGGTCATAGCCATGCAGAGATACAATTGGTACAGGCTGTCTGAGCGATACCAGGTTTGATGGGAGATGATAGATCTTCACTTTGATTTTCCACAGATTGACTATGAAGTcatgagggaggaggtgaaggagatggagaaccTGGCCTCGCGGTTGGAGGAGCTGTGTCCAGAGAGAGTGCACGTACTCGGGGCAAAGATCCAGGCCACGATGCAGGCCTGGGCCGAGCTGGGAAGGAGCGTCGCGGAGAACAAATCACGGCTGCAGGAGTTTGTGCAGCTCCAGGACTTCTTCAGGAGCTACCTCGCCATGATGTAAGCAGGGCGTGGGGATCGTGTGACCCCCTCTCCGGGCCAGAATGTCTTTCGTAATCCATTACAATATCCTTTCAAGAGAAGAACAGGATGTTCTCCTTGTCAAGCGCATGGTCCCCTGGtgaaatgtataatttaagATGTGCTGAGGAGGTCAGTGCTAGTTTCCCGGGCTGAGTGTGACAAGGCGATGAATATCTGTCCTGTTGGGGAGTCTGGTCATTCTcatgttttgtgaatgtgtggcTTTTCTCACGGCCCTGTTCCTCGTCTCCTACCCCCACCCCCGCTCCTCTTTGATAGCTCATGGACAGAAGACACCAGGTCGTGCATTTTCTCAGACACCGCCTTGCATCCTGGGAAGGACGGGCAGAGGCCGCTGGCTGCAGAGCTGGACTTGCAGATTGAGCTGAAGTTTGAGGAGTTTGATGAGCTGGCGGCCGCAGGGAAGAACCTTTTAGACAAAGAACACCACCTCACACAGATGGTGAGCAGGGCTGCACACTAACACTCTGATCCTTATATATGTTGTTGGATTCATTTAGCTGCTGTTACAAACACTGAGTTCTGTCTTGCAGGTGAGGGAGCGGTTGGAGGAACTGAGGAGTATGCTCGGGTGGATCTTGGTGCACTGGAGGGCTCAGAAACAGCAGTGGCTTCACAAGAAGAGCAGACAGGAGCTTTCACAAGACAACATTTATTCTGAGGCTACAATGTGCTCCACATTATCAGAGGTAAATGAGCAGGGAGACTGTCCCTACGATAGGGACAGTCCTGAATACTTGGCAAAGGAATTATTCCCTTAAAAAAGTAGGTGGAGGGGGTAGAGCAGATCGTCCAATAACCAGAAGGTTGggggttcgatccccagctcttCCAGCCTGCTTGGCgaagtgatgtgtgatagaaaaagttcAGCATAATGTAGCACTGAACGAATGTGTTTGAATGGCTTTGAGTTGTTAATAAGAATATAAAAGCTCTACATAAATAGAGTCtgttaaaaattataaaatgtaccctttgtttaaagttttatatttcacaGAGAAAGGGGATTGTACCATCTCAGCTAATGTATGGAGGcttgaagtgtttttgtttcttttatttcaatatatataacTTACATATAACTTACATAATAAATCCTGATGTGGTGCTGATGATTTGGGTTCTGTGCAGCCCGTAAATCCTCACAGATCAGGACATCCACAAAAACTCTATAACTAATAAACCACGAAATTATtctaaataattataatttttttttaaatcatcgtAACAAATCACAAAACCTCAAGAAGAACTGACAGATCGATTGACTCAGTGGTGTATCTAGGACAGTCAGGTATCTGCTGGGGCCAATGCCCCCCTTGCCCcatccctggatctgcccctggaTGGACTGTGGCTGAGGAGTGGTGGAAACAATGCCAGTGCCACAACATATGTTTCCTGCTACAGGATATAAGTTTGTGGTACagattttttaatgatttaccaacatgaatatttgtttaCTCCTTATCTCCATAGCTTCCCAAACAGATTTCAGCTCCTGAGCTACAAGTCTACGAGTCCCATCAGTCCTCGCTCGTTACCTCCGAAGACGACAAGTCAAACGTGTCAGGAGACAGCCGACCCTCGTCCCTTCCACCCAGACAAACTgagcaacaggaggaggagcagttgGAGGATGGTTATGAGGTCATGAACAGTATTGGACCACGGGGAGGTGAGGCCTCCCTCTCAGAGTCTCCCAAACCCTCTATCGTGGTCCTCAAAGAGCCCAGCAGCCCTGCTCTCGGGGGCACGGTCAACCTCATCCTCAGCTTTGGTAACACAGGGGAAAGCCAGGTTCAGGTGCTGGAGCCACCTGCTGGgacggaggaggtggaggaggacacgtCTGAGCCTGTGCACAGGGTGAGAAACACTAAATATTATTATAGAATATCAGTATTACTGTCTACACACATTTCCTCTCATAAAATCACTGAAACAGATGATACATGTTGCTGCTCCCGAAGAACCGTGCAGCAACATTCACTGTCTGTAATGACATGCATGGGATTTCCCTCTGCCACTCaatcccctctctcctctttggcCTTCACATCTTCctttttccccattttctccCTCAGCCCACTCTGCCTCACTCCTCTTCCTGTAAAAACTTTTGGAGGCGCTGCCAGGGGCTTTTGGAAAATACTTTGGGTAGCTTAAAGCGAAAGAGAAAGATTTATCGGCAGAGTGCAAACGAGGTAAATTGCGCGGTGTGAACTGGAGTTGCATGCTGCGTCTCGAAGTGTGGGCATGCTGTGCTGTGTGCAGGTGTTTTCCTGGGGGTAGCATGCTCTTACTAACCCGTGTTAGGGGGTACAGCTGCTCTTAATacagcagcccccccccatGAGAGTAAAAGGAAACAGGTCATGCTAGAGTGGTATCACGATCTGGGGCTGGAATATATAcagtgagaaaaaacaacaaaccattTTACTGTCAAAACTCAAAATATGCCATCTAACTGCAGGACAAAGATGCAATTCAAAAACCTAATAGAGTAATTTTTTTATGAAGCATGTTATGTTGTGATATTTAATGGGATGTTTAAGGAGAGGTGCTACTTTTACAGTCCATttgtacaaatataaacatgataATTAGAATGCacagatagattgatagattgatagattgatagacagacagacagacagacagacagacagacagacagacaagacagacaGGCTCCAGAAAATCATCCACAGTTGCTACgctcaaaaataaattaatatattaaaaatattcttAGCAGTATTGAAGTATTTGAATCATAAGGAAGTATTCAGAAGTATATGTTTTAGACTCTTTAAACTGTTTATATTTTGGATTTCCTGGACTGAATGTGAGTCTGTCAGTCGTCATTTTGCTGTTTCAGTTCGTCTTGTGTAAACTCAGATGAACGCTTGAATTCCCAACAGAAAATCAGACAGTGaatcagtgtgtttacagtccAACTTTCCTCTACCGTTAAAACTTTTCTTTGGACGTCACTTTGTTAAATGAGGCAGGATTTAAAGCTGGAAAGCAGCGACGACAGAGACAGAATGAGGGTGAAGAGTAAGACAGTgtgcgcgcacacgcacacacacacacacacacacacacacacacacacacacacacacacacacacacacacacacacacacacacacacacacacacacagtcgtctCCCTGCTGCTAACGTTGACAGAAGCTCTCTCATCTCCTTGAGTCATTTCACCACAAGTCTGATGTAAACCTGGACTTGTTTGGCTCGCTCTGGCTGTGCCACCATTGTGTTTAATACGTGACCTCACCCTCGCATCCTGGGAAACGTGTGGTCCAAAATGGCTCCCAGTAGGAGTGCGCCAAACACAGGCGGGGTCGTTATACAGAGAACTGGTGCTGAACTTTCAAGAAAGGCCCCCAGACTGCACACAGTGATTTATGGTCTGGGGCTTCCACAGAAACAAGAGATTAGTCACAGAGTTGAAAGGTCAAGCCATTACATCTGGCTATGACGGCATGTGTAGCcacatgtgattttgtttaagTGCTCAAGTGTGCGATTGCAATCATGTccgtgttttttgtgtgtttttattgtctttcctgtttttttacacatataaaTTGCTGTATGAAGCTTGTTCATTCCTGAATCTATTGTTTTCttagatgtgtgtgtagagaaAGTGTAGAGAAACAGattctgatgtttgtttcttttaaagagCTGTTTGCCTTCGTCCGTTTTTCTCTAATGTCTTAATTTGTCTGTAACCCATTAAAAACCTCTTGTTCTCAAGGCTCACTGAGGTCAAACATTGACTATAATGCAATTACAGGTGGAAATGAGAGCTTGTGCACATGCCTAAtatattttcctctctttttataGGTAAGTACCTACTTGCATGTCAAGGATAACAACTTGGCTGCGGCCCCTGTGTATGAGAGTATCACCTTGCCCCGCCAAAAGAGCCGCTCCGCAGCCTCAGCCTCCCCAACTTTCCTgccatcctcatcctcctcactgcCTTCCTCGGCATCCGCACCTCAGACAACCAACGTGACCTTCCGCCCTTCGACGGGGAGCGGCAGCGGCTTCCTCTTCAGCAGCCTCAAGAGAATGGGCAAGAAGAGAAAGCGGAAGAGAGACGCTCGCAGACACACCATCCAGAAAATCATGGGAGTGGAGGCGCAAACGGACGAGGTGGCTCATTACGGGTGCGATACCATGacatatgacacacacacgtggccGCTGAAggaaagcaggaggaagaggagttccCCAAAGAGCCCAGCCGGTGGATATGGAGTAGAAGCTATAGACTATATGAAGAATCCTCTGTTGAAGGACATTGATACAGAGTGTTCGGGCGAATACAGCACCATTCCATATGTCGTATCAGAGGGGCCAGACCCGCTACCCTCCACAAGTCAGGTGAGGAGCCACTGCAGATTCCTCTCTTTGGGCTCTGTGCTGAGCTTTGACCTGCCCAAGGACATGACTCTTATTCCCAGCATCCAGGACATCATTACAATTGCACCCCCTGAGTCCAAAAAAGGAGCAGGGACTGATCCGGACCCCCACTCTCAGAGACACTCAGCCCTGAGCTCCTTCAAACAGACTCGTCCCACTGCTGCCATCACACACGGCTCCTCAGAGGTCAGCATTTCTGAAACACAGACTCCGACCCCTGTAGTGAAAGCTCCGTCTGATGCGGAGAAGAGATCccaacccccacctcctctgtcCCTGCGAGAAGATGAGGTTCAAACCAAACCATGCAAAATCCAGTGCTGTCTGCGGAAGGCTGCAGAGCAGGATGGGGACAGGGATGGGACCAGTCAGCCCTCCGATCTCCCTATTTATGTGAACCAAGCCAAAAGTacagctgcacagaaacatgAGTGCCTCAGTGTCCACACGCTCATTCGAGACCTGAATGGACACCAGTACCACAAATGTGCAAGACCCCATAGTGTGCGTGAAGTGAGCCCAGGGCTCCAGTGCCTGAGCCAAGCTTCTCACATGGTGGTGAATCTAAAGTCAACAGTGAGCGTGAGCGTTCATCAGGACTCGGTAGACTCTGGGATCTCCACGCCCCCCAGCAGCATCAAGGTTTGCGCTGATGCACTATGTCCAGATGTCCCACAGCCTAAGGTAGTGGTGGGGAGGCTCGTGTCCCTGCAGGTGGGAGGAATAGACTGTTCTAAAACAAGacagaacaacacaacaccCTTAGGTCCATCTGCAGAGCAGCAAACAGAGCCTGTCCACCTGGACCACCAgcagtttgaggaggaggaagaggagctggaggacatcTGGAATCAGACGACTAACTACAGACAGAGCATCTGCTCAGATATCATGTACCAGCCCAGCCAGGACGACTCCATACCCTCAGACAAACCCGACGTTCCTCATTCTCGCTTGCCTTCACCCAAGACCCCGGATGTGCTCTACAGGAACCTGGTCACCGCCTCTGCGCCCAACCTCCTTGTGGCCGAGTTCAAGCTGCCGTCCCACATTCAGAGCCTGCTGGGCTACGACAAGGAGCACAGGGCCAAAGTTCGCCTCCCTCCACTGGCTTCAGGAGACAGGAGGTCCTGGGCGGCGTTTCCGAACAGGGAACCAGCCAGCAAGACCATGTCAGTGACAGTGAACGAGACGGCGTCCGATCCCATGAAGCTGCCAGACGTGGGCGACAATCAGAGATACATTTATCAATacagagaggatgaggaggagaaggaggaagaggaggtggaggaggcaaAGGTGAGGAAGGAGGCGGATGAGAACACAGGTGGTTCGAAGGTGAGGTCAGAATCAGATATACAGAGATGTCTCTGTAAGACTTTTCCTATTAAAGGGTCAACTCACCCAAATTACaaataatgatgtttttcacTCATTTATGCCTCCTAGACGTACAAAAATAGATATGCTTGTTTTCAAACGACCAGCAATACCCACATACTTCTGTGTGTCCTTTACCTTGACATGGTTGCTAAGCAATATattcactagagggcagcataGAGTTGAGAGTttgtgacaacaacaaacacatacagtggAGGAAGTTGTGAAAATGTACCTCTTAAGAAAGCATAATTGAGCCTTTACTTGTGCGTAGCCCTGCAGATGAATTAAGTTTTATTTGCACAGGTTTTGAGAAAAGAGTCTTTGAGATTTCTGCTTCGGTGGAAAATGTACCTGGTGGTGCTTtaagccttttttttaaaaaaactgtaaCAAAAAAGCCATGATAAATAAACCCCCAAATATCTCCACATGTAGATACCACTCCTGGTTCGTGAaactattatatattttatgtaaattgggTTgaataaaccttttaaaaaacacactccTCTCATGTACTGCAAGTTAAATCATATTAATCACAGATACAAATTCCCAATATTAATAAGAATACCAATATATATTTGTGCAATAAATTAGCTGTAAACATGTAGTTGGGGTCTGCAGCCATTGTCATGTTGCTGTGTTGATATCAGCTATactaaataatattttcatcaTGAGTCATGACTGTAGAATCGTCTCTTTCTGAACAGGACCAGTCAATGAGTCTGCTGTCGGTCCACATGGATTTAGACGGGGCCTGTCAGCCCAGAAAATCCTCTCAAAGCCTCGAGGACATGGAGAAGCAGGAACAACTGATGGCCACGGGAGGGCGCTGTTTCACTCTGGTGAGACTTTGATGCAACGTGGGGGGGCTCTTTGTGTCTAAAATATTTTTGCCTGAGTGAATTAACCACAGTGTTCGTCCAAATAGAGCGGGAAGCCGGACCTGCAGTCGATGGAGGGAACGCTGGAGAGGAAGCACAAGCTGCAGCTGGGAGGAAAGAAAGTAAGAGAGTCTCCTGTTAGTGTCCAAACCAGCAGCATGGTCAGCAAATGTTAAAGCCCACAGtcagcaacacacagacactcacacacacacacacgctcttaTCTTATTTTCACAGGCAGCCTCCAGAGGTTGGAGCTCCTACCACGCCGTCTTACATCGACACACCTTGTGTTTCTACCAGGATAGAAAGGATATACTGAGGGTAAGCAGaaaaaaatatcagcagagagagtgagagcccgggagaagtgatgaataattaaagtgGCTGGTATGAAGTCAGTGCTGATCAGTCTGTGTTGCAGAGTTCTGCATGTGGCCTCCCGCTGAACCTCCTGGGAGCCGAGTGTTCACCTGCGCCCGAGTACACCAAGAAACCCAACTGCTTCAGACTACAGTACGACACCCACTAGAAATGACTGTGATGATATTTCACATGAGACAAACTTCCTGTTTGACCGTTCGTCTCTCTGACCTTCAGGCTCCGTGACGGGTCTGAATATCTGCTCAATGCCCCCTCACGCTTCATGATGAAGAAGTGGATGATGAAAATACAGGCAAACACCGGTAATCATCATTATTTCAAAGCTTAGTCATGCCAATACTAAGTTTATATTACACTGGTGTGattcatttgtatgtttttgtttcaaaagGTCAGAGTGAGTCTGTGTCTGCAATATCAAGTGTCCCTGTCGATCAAGGCCTCCCCATTTCCTTGTAAGATACAGTGGTTGAATTACTTCTCTTCAATTATTGATTTCCACATTCAATCATCTTTACAATAACGGTTTATATGTAATAATTACAAAATGATAAAATCTCTCTCCGCTCAGAAATCCCTCGCTCTGCTCCGGCTGTCACGGCCTGGCCAAATGCCACTGCTCCTCCCGTCATGATGTCACCTCCACGTTCCCCAGGCGCAAGCCACCGGGCGCCGCCCAAACCAAAGAGATCGTAGTCCTCACCAGAGAGTTCAGTCAAATGCCACAGAGTCCTTTAAGGAGTCTGGACGAGCACCCGACTAGCTCATCGTCACACggaggctgctgtggtgagtCAGGAGGCGTCTGTGTGCAACAATAGCTACAGCATATTACATCTACTCCACATTTACTGGAAGGATTTCAAGCAGCAACCCCCATCGCTGGCGACTCAACAGCCCCACTGGACCACTCATGTTTGAGGATGCACTCCTCGATGCTAATTATTGATTTGTATTCACACGAGATGTGTAATGGTTTCATCAACCAAGCTTCTTTGTCTTTGAGGCTACTGTTGAGGTCAAAAAGGAAATCatgatttcattttacattCTTGTCTGTTAGGGTGGAACAGTGATGTTAGCACTgccgcctcacagcaagaaggttccagGTTCGAATCCCGGTTTGTCGGGGGGTCTTTGTATGTGGAGTTTGCTTgttctcccctgtgtgtgtgggttttctccaggtactctggCAACCTCGCAGAGTCttaagacatgcagattggggttaggttaattgtgaatggttgtttgtttctatttgttGACCCTGAGATACCCTGGTGACCGACCAGGGGCCAGCCCACCTCTCGCCAGTTGGGATTTGCTTCAGCTCCCCCCGCAACCCTTAAGtgataagcggtatagataatggatggattgatgtTGTGTCTTGGGATAATATATGTTgggatttggcgctatacaaatgaaactgaattgaattgctCCAACTAGCAGAGAAAATAGTGAATGGCAGTTGCAGGTGCCGTGTGTACCACTAGGGGGAGCTAGGACATTGTCTATCTGACACAAAGAGCACACAGAGACATGGCTGTCACTACAGTAACTGTCTGTCGTTGTGTACGTTTAATATTTGTGTCGCTCtccagatgatgatgaaggcAGAGCGAAGCAGACGGTGACTCACAGACTGTCTGCAGCCTCCGGCagtctcacctcctcctcccctcactccCCCGTGTTCAGCGGCCAGGACTGGCTCAGCAACAAGCGCCGCTCCCACTCCTTCACATCAGGTTTCCACTTATTAACCTAAATGATCTGTAATGTGCCTGTGAATCCTAAacacctggtttgtttttgtcttctaatgttgtgtttgtcatgtttttccaCCTCAGCCACCTACCAGAGGATCAGGCCCCTGCTGCACCCAGCTGGAGGCCTGGAGAGAGGCTCCAACTACTGTGTGACCCTGGTGGTTGGAGACAAGTCGTCAGACAGCACGTCCACATGCAGGAGCTCTGAGTCTTCGGTGCCGGCCGCGGCTGAGTGGCAGCAGGACGCCGGTCAGGACTCTGCTCTGACGAGCTACGCCAGCCTGCCGCGGCCACGCAACAAGTCCGTCTTCAAGAAGTTCTTTGGGAAAAGGGACCtctgagtttttcttttaaatgatgattttaCAAATAAGAATACATTCTAATGTGCAGTGCACATACTGAATTATGGAAAGAAGACGCTACTACTGACTGTATTTATGATTGGAGGAGCTATACCATGGTTTTAttattgatgtgttttatatagATCACTAATGGGCGGACATGTCcttttaatgggttctttttttatttatatggctcttttttaattttgttctgcagttgaaaGTGACAGTATTGTGTGATTGTGACATGCATAGATATAGATTAgttaacagaaaaatacattttcccacCAGTCTTAATATTTGGATTTTTTGTGGATTGTGGTGTTATTGTTAAACCTCCTTACTCAGCAGATAATATGTTTAGAAAGCAGGGATATCATCATGACTAAGTTATGGCTGAGTATTAACAATATAttaacatcaacaaaatatatatatataccagaTCATGACAGACCCCACCCCCTCacgtgtacatgtgtgtttcactgaaacatttttttcctatAATACATATAGCAGTTTGATACTGCTTGAGCTTCTTTGACATTATCACCTTTTAAATACTCATTGTAGCAAAGACTATTCATAATAAAACGTTAAAACCGATGATTTGCTGAGcatattcatttttctttacacTTGTGTTATTCATGGTTTTGTTGTCATGGCTGCAGGCTTTGAAGAGAAAAGGGGATTAGATGAATAGAGAGATTAAAGGACAGGCCAGGCCAAGAACATCTTCACATCATTAgctttatttttgcatgttaaAAACCTGTCCCTGTTCAAAGACATAATTCAAACAAATGCATAATCTACATTGCATATATGCTGAGGACATTATGGCTGCATAATGACTATTATGCATAAAGATCCCGGAAGATGCTACTGTTTAGCATTACAAAAATGTTCAGCCATTCCCTACAGGATGTCTCAGAGACAGATTACGAGACAGAGGGAGGTTGCAAAGAAAGGGACCTTTGTGCAAATTTTAATTATTGCAAGATTTGGTTCACAAACAACTaggaatgaaaatgtattttctctg includes the following:
- the LOC118119347 gene encoding uncharacterized protein LOC118119347 isoform X2, translating into MSESIVRKVQPFTIGTRLSVPAVPKCQDFTQSYLQSTSLDNCALQHNLNSLYLSRSQVCARDPCLVSPVVVKQVAPVKRDQEEHMAAEDHLNQNVGSPSSSAVSRSIKKITISGKERSESTGPAQQLSVTGSTSENNNNNNNNVTSTSDPHLPRIVGVSCENKPHSQFKVLLKKDGSDEYQPTHGQTRVRLNGEKYVQQISVPESQKKEPQRIESHPHTQNEASAAAASHSDCFTQRNSLFNKEVLQAEAWIRSKLQDLKDGCNIQRCPLQDWEEASQTLQRDLKDFENTLIQLNQMGEQLICKLNPTSDLVKKQLGQLRDQWQTLKLTAANQTRALGGAKNLQEFNKKVDKLEAWIKEKEEEPSLVNVLGENVDKMQLTRRILDLKQDEQLYRNLHEEINHLALKLEKQGKTDGKNISTRRKHINKMWLKVQSHLKNYHENLQLALEVSSFYQQADNTLFAINNMRKSLSASKEWDGFGDREIRDIASQIMMLDVSVSQLSNLHPALAAGVTQKQSEVKDCWALLHKAFRSDRTTLSPTGSTFTREDADPLTLALEPQGNVGMETQRIMGKEVKEEQNRLKGCVSTVECENGRRALCSQSQEQPSVNHTSPPVGDSPACANDVIVRHQLKAESRKPGTEPKLAAAPPGHPQLHMQLQKFTISADKTLSWLKDNVSMATQVCSIASIEGLEAARRYQRTLEQDILTNRARIEVVKREGRGLVRAQHPGSARIEEFLGQLDVLWEELRRRHQRNAVFLQASEELGFRVVKVLQALGSLEAWLESVELSMKESALAGDPETMSVAERESCLLEKEVAARSMELGALRQEVDRLHGHSHPLTQWLPARMDEVERKYHRVQSALTQQSSELQDTRMLTEFLERVELEESQDGCRYSLGQPLHGEISSAPSLLGLQSSGGGGGEPLLETMGDPVEELREAVEMLNDTVRERGRSQSHDQAIQDLLSKHAGLAVRVEECLCCGKELGLDILERETDLAIQCEPERCGLEALQERQDHLEIDYEVMREEVKEMENLASRLEELCPERVHVLGAKIQATMQAWAELGRSVAENKSRLQEFVQLQDFFRSYLAMISWTEDTRSCIFSDTALHPGKDGQRPLAAELDLQIELKFEEFDELAAAGKNLLDKEHHLTQMVRERLEELRSMLGWILVHWRAQKQQWLHKKSRQELSQDNIYSEATMCSTLSELPKQISAPELQVYESHQSSLVTSEDDKSNVSGDSRPSSLPPRQTEQQEEEQLEDGYEVMNSIGPRGGEASLSESPKPSIVVLKEPSSPALGGTVNLILSFGNTGESQVQVLEPPAGTEEVEEDTSEPVHRPTLPHSSSCKNFWRRCQGLLENTLGSLKRKRKIYRQSANEVSTYLHVKDNNLAAAPVYESITLPRQKSRSAASASPTFLPSSSSSLPSSASAPQTTNVTFRPSTGSGSGFLFSSLKRMGKKRKRKRDARRHTIQKIMGVEAQTDEVAHYGCDTMTYDTHTWPLKESRRKRSSPKSPAGGYGVEAIDYMKNPLLKDIDTECSGEYSTIPYVVSEGPDPLPSTSQVRSHCRFLSLGSVLSFDLPKDMTLIPSIQDIITIAPPESKKGAGTDPDPHSQRHSALSSFKQTRPTAAITHGSSEVSISETQTPTPVVKAPSDAEKRSQPPPPLSLREDEVQTKPCKIQCCLRKAAEQDGDRDGTSQPSDLPIYVNQAKSTAAQKHECLSVHTLIRDLNGHQYHKCARPHSVREVSPGLQCLSQASHMVVNLKSTVSVSVHQDSVDSGISTPPSSIKVCADALCPDVPQPKVVVGRLVSLQVGGIDCSKTRQNNTTPLGPSAEQQTEPVHLDHQQFEEEEEELEDIWNQTTNYRQSICSDIMYQPSQDDSIPSDKPDVPHSRLPSPKTPDVLYRNLVTASAPNLLVAEFKLPSHIQSLLGYDKEHRAKVRLPPLASGDRRSWAAFPNREPASKTMSVTVNETASDPMKLPDVGDNQRYIYQYREDEEEKEEEEVEEAKVRKEADENTGGSKDQSMSLLSVHMDLDGACQPRKSSQSLEDMEKQEQLMATGGRCFTLSGKPDLQSMEGTLERKHKLQLGGKKAASRGWSSYHAVLHRHTLCFYQDRKDILRSSACGLPLNLLGAECSPAPEYTKKPNCFRLQLRDGSEYLLNAPSRFMMKKWMMKIQANTGQSESVSAISSVPVDQGLPISLNPSLCSGCHGLAKCHCSSRHDVTSTFPRRKPPGAAQTKEIVVLTREFSQMPQSPLRSLDEHPTSSSSHGGCCDDDEGRAKQTVTHRLSAASGSLTSSSPHSPVFSGQDWLSNKRRSHSFTSATYQRIRPLLHPAGGLERGSNYCVTLVVGDKSSDSTSTCRSSESSVPAAAEWQQDAGQDSALTSYASLPRPRNKSVFKKFFGKRDL